aataatgaagctAGAGTTCAACTACCACCAAGGGTTATAATCTAGAGACTTGCAGTCTTCCCTTACAAAGATAGCAAAAGGGTCCCATGGAATTATGATTGTAATGTGACAATTCTGGGGAAGGAAAGCCTGGTCGACACTTTAAAAGAGGACCAAGATAGAGGCTCCTATACACGTAGTGGGAGACGTTACGATACAGCGAGTGAGAAGGCACAGCCCGTAAAACGAAAAGCCCTAGTGGTCGAAGGGGTGAAGGAAAAAGCGACCAAATCCGAACTTCCTGTCAATGAGCTAGTTAACAAAGAAGAGGCTaaggagtttttaaaattcctaaagcatagTGAATACAGCATGGTGGAACAGCTATGTAAACAACCAGCTCGTATCTCAGTGTTGGCCTTACTTCTAAGCTCGGAAGTTTATCGCAGCGCGTTAATGAAGGTCTTGAATGAAACGTATGTTGCCAATGATATCTCCGTTAACAAACTGGACCGATTGGTTAGTAACATAAGTGCCGACAACTATATCTTCTTCAATGACGATGAGCTACCACCCGGTGGCATGGGGTCGACTAAAGCATTGCACATTACCACGCACTGTAAAGGGTATACGCTGCCAGGCGTACTGACTGACAATGGATCGGCTTTGAACGTCCTGCCATTGACCATACTAAACAGATTACCTGTAGACAACTCTCACATGAAGGAGTGCCAGAATATAGTGAAGGCATTTGACGGCACGGAGAGAAAGGTGATGGGCAGAATCGAGGTACCTCTTCAGATTGGGCCAAAGATATATGAGGTGGATTTCCtagtaatggatatcaagccctcatataattgcttattgaggaggccctggatacattcagCTGGGGCAGTGCCTTCTTCGTTGCATCAAAAGTTGAAGCTGGTATCAGAGGGGAGGTTGATAATGATCAATGCTGAAGAGGATATCATTGCAACTGTGAGCAATAATGCGccctatttggagacagatgacAAAGCAATTGAATATTCATTTCGATCTTTAGAATTTGTTAATGCAACCTTCATCACCGATGGAAGCAAAATTTTAGTGCCAAAATTGTCCAAAACCACGAGGATGAGCCTCCAATTAACGATTGGAAAAGGGGCCCTACCCGGAAGAGGACTTgggagacatctgcaaggaaGGGTTGAAACGCCAATGTCGAAAGACAAGAGAGACCGCTTTGGTTTAAGATTTAAGCCGAATGTGAAACAAAGGAGAAGGAAGTTGGGAaagcaagaaagaagaagagctCAATTAACGAGGgaggaaatcaagtgggaaccaATGACATTCCCTCATATATCGAAAACATTTGTGTTCGGGGGAATCATTCATCCCAGGAGAGACACACCAATGACGGGAGCTATAGAAGAAAGGCTGGAAAGCTTGGACATCAACGTCATATGCGAAGAGGAGACCGGAGGAGAGAATTTGTCGGGCATTTGCCTCTGCACGCCTGGAAGTGTTCTGGACaactggactgcggaagagattttTGTAGCTTTTAGAACggattcagagtaatgtccaaaacacactttttgctctaggcctaggagtaataagaatcttttaTGAAATAGGCCGATATTTAAAAATgacatttcaataaaatgcacggttattatcatttttgagcaaatgttatctcgtcctttcaattccattcataaccatacaaatgattactttcgaattcttttattcttgaaacattcttctaaatattctttcattcatcattcataatcatatcatgcaaataaatgtttcgaattcttttgattctttgtatctgccttcgtcctcataacaggtccccagatattaataatacgagtgacactgctagcgactcagaatttccttttgagcaagatgtgtgtatggatgattctcAAGATTTTGAAGATAACCAAGGCtataacctatctcctgatttgttgaggatggtagaacaatatgagaaacaaatcctacctcacaaagaatcagtcaaaattgtgagcttaggagaaggaCAAGAGGTAAAGATCGGAACATGCATTACTGCGGAGATGAAGCGAGACCTTattgaattacttcaagaattcaaagatgtcttcgcatggtcataccaagatatgcccgggTTGGACACTGATATCGTTGTGCACCGACTCCCCATAAAAGAAGAGTGTAAGCCTGTTCAGCAAAAACTCCGAAGAATGAGGCCCGacgtcttgctaaaaataaaggaagaagTTCGAAAGTAGTTTGACGCTGAATTCCTgaaggtggtaaaatactcagattgggtagccaacatTGTCCCTGTCCCTAAGAAATATGGAAAAGTGTGAATGTGCgtggactacagagatttgaataaagccagcccaaaagacaatttcccactgcctcatattgacaccctagtggacaacacggcggGACACTCACTATTTtcattcatggatgattttttgggatataaccagatcaagatgcatcctgaagatatagagaaaaccacatttgtaaccatgtggggcacgttctgttacaaggtgatgccgtttggactgaagaatgcagggcaacttatcaaagagccatggtaaccctttttcatgacatgatgcataaagaaatcgagGTCTATGTGGATGACATGATAGCTAAGTCTCGAACAGAGAAGGAGCACATACAAGTCCTGGGaaaattgttcttgaggttgaggaagtttcagctaaaacttAACCCCGCCaaatgtacctttggagccaAGTCTGAAAAGTTGCTCGGATTCGTGGTTAGTGAGAATGGGATCGAGATTGATCCAGACAAAGTTAAAGTCATACAAGAGCTATCCTCGTCGCGCACTTAGAAAGAAGTTTgaggctttctaggaagattaaattacattgctcggttcatttcacaactgactgagaaatgtgaccctgtctttcgcctcctcaagaaacataacccaggtgaatgggatgaaaaatgccaaagggctttcgacaaggtcaaacagtaTTTATCCAACGCCCCGGTGCTGATGCCATCTAACCCTGATAAGCCgttgatactgtatttggcagTATTCAAAAACTCC
This is a stretch of genomic DNA from Gossypium arboreum isolate Shixiya-1 chromosome 11, ASM2569848v2, whole genome shotgun sequence. It encodes these proteins:
- the LOC108472156 gene encoding uncharacterized protein LOC108472156; the protein is MTGEMIENAIRSGKIELGESAKKSVPWKMDNEVNNTSTFNKGQSKSFTVNQPKMVTTNQQSPESNARKNTERPQFTLIPMMYRELYQNLFNAHVKVVERLIKVGIVRFDDSAMSNVAGNPLPNHTDQGVNGISERQNKKIKCEVVKVRTPLRQVWREMVMRGLVALDLGRESKEERNYCEFHNEVGHEIQECVEFRALVQNMMNNKEMEFYEETKNLVEEDICASEGESTRLAVFPYKDSKRVPWNYDCNVTILGKESLVDTLKEDQDRGSYTRSGRRYDTASEKAQPVKRKALVVEGVKEKATKSELPVNELVNKEEAKEFLKFLKHSEYSMVEQLCKQPARISVLALLLSSEVYRSALMKVLNETYVANDISVNKLDRLVSNISADNYIFFNDDELPPGGMGSTKALHITTHCKGYTLPGVLTDNGSALNVLPLTILNRLPVDNSHMKECQNIVKAFDGTERKVMAGAVPSSLHQKLKLVSEGRLIMINAEEDIIATVSNNAPYLETDDKAIEYSFRSLEFVNATFITDGSKILVPKLSKTTRMSLQLTIGKGALPGRGLGRHLQGRVETPMSKDKRDRFGLRFKPNVKQRRRKLGKQERRRAQLTREEIKWEPMTFPHISKTFVFGGIIHPRRDTPMTGAIEERLESLDINVICEEETGGENLSGICLCTPGSVLDNWTAEEIFVAFRTDSE